A region from the Lutra lutra chromosome 1, mLutLut1.2, whole genome shotgun sequence genome encodes:
- the LOC125087826 gene encoding translation initiation factor IF-2-like: MLTTPGDRGQSPPSGGRRPAFSLTPAAAAVQASRGRLGRARGRRSNPRGWKLEERPQGSPGCGQRNRQTRGARSGPAGRAAVAGAAAVGDQRLPPDTPRGAARIRSPSLSPAGASTRPGAAPSLSLVPEQEGKGEKPSRGARPRWGVEWRGRAPGLQGGAETPDPRPRDPGRRAGAAGALPARLRLEAAGGPCGRRPRPCPCGSGCGWRQSIPAVRCPAPGPGWWARLGLRGAASGRGPGLRSGSERASRVSAGPEPASGFQGATWCGDPKAPLTLAASDIRAPKAGTAVGRRPGPLPRLQASAACGSLRVTAPGLADAAHFLMSVRAACRLPAKKPGAFCWDPTESRHQFEKVDTLTMQSPSVHEHAVLISKRTFPCENRGNLLQMESGSPEEALSRTPWPLQPASSPGRRRSMEQNREPRNGPSTLRSTNLRQNRKECPMGKRQSLNK; the protein is encoded by the exons ATGCTGACCACACCTGGGGACAGAGGGCAATCTCCTCCCTCGGGGGGCCGCAGACCTGCGTTCTCCCTCACTCCCGCAGCCGCTGCTGTGCAG GCGAGCAGGGGCCGGCTCGGCCGGGCCAGGGGCCGCCGCTCGAACCCCCGCGGCTGGAAACTGGAAGAGAGGCCGCAGGGTTCTCCGGGGTGCGGGCAGCGGAACCGGCAAACCCGCGGGGCGCGCTCGGGGCCCGCCGGGCGGGCGGCGGTGGCCGGGGCGGCGGCTGTCGGGGACCAGCGCTTGCCCCCCGACACCCCGCGCGGGGCCGCCCGCATCCGGAGCCCTTCTTTGTCACCCGCGGGGGCGAGCACGCGGCCGGGGGCGGCGCCCAGCCTCTCGCTTGTGCCggagcaggaagggaaaggagaaaagccaAGCCGTGGCGCGCGGCCGCGCTGGGGCGTGGAGTGGCGGGGCCGCGCGCCGGGCCTGCAGGGCGGGGCCGAGACCCCAGACCCGCGACCCCGCGACcccgggcggcgggcgggcgcggCGGGAGCTTTACCTGCACGGTTGCGTCTGGAGGCCGCT GGCGGGCCGTGCGGCCGCAGACCCCGCCCCTGCCCGTGCGGCTCTGGTTGCGGCTGGAGGCAAAGCATCCCTGCGGTCCGCTGCCCCGCGCCCGGCCCAGGCTGGTGGGCGCGGTTGGGGCTTCGCGGGGCTGCGTCCGGCCGCGGACCTGGGCTGCGGAGTGGGAGTGAGCGGGCATCTCGCGTTTCAGCGGGGCCGGAGCCGGCTTCGGGGTTTCAGGGAGCCACGTGGTGTGGTGACCCTAAAGCCCCGCTGACGTTGGCCGCGTCCGACATCCGCGCGCCGAAGGCCGGCACCGCAGTCGGCCGCCGGCCGGGGCCCCTTCCCCGCCTCCAGGCGAGCGCGGCGTGCGGGTCACTGCGGGTCACTGCGCCCGGGCTCGCAG ATGCTGCGCACTTCCTCATGAGCGTTAGAGCAGCTTGTCGGCTTCCAGCAAAGAAGCCTGGTGCGTTTTGTTGGGATCCCACTGAATCCCGACATCAGTTTGAAAAAGTTGATACCTTGACTATGCAGAGTCCTTcggtccatgagcatg ctGTTCTTATCAGTAAGAGGACATTTCCTTGTGAAAATAGAGGAAACCTCTTGCAAATGGAGTCAGGAAGCCCCGAAGAAGCACTCTCACGCACGCCCTGGCCCTTACAGCCTGCGTCGTCACCAGGGAGGAGAAG atcaatggaacagaatagagaacccagaaatggaccctccacTCTACGATCAACTAATCTTagacaaaataggaaagaatgtccaatgggaaaaagacagtctctcaacaaatga
- the LRRC3 gene encoding leucine-rich repeat-containing protein 3 translates to MSPVGKQSPSSLPVPSGGSCLILFFCLRLGASCPQSCQCPEHAGAVAVHCSARGLQEIPKDIPANAVLLKLDANQLSHIPNGAFQHLHQLRELDLSQNLIETIGPAAFSGLAGGLRLLDLSRNRIRRIPKDALGKLSAKVRLSHNPLHCECALQEALWELKLDPESVDEIACHTAAQEEFVGKPLIQALDSGVSFCSTHRKTTDVAMLVTMFGWFAMVITYVVYYVRQNQEDARRHLEYLKSLPSAPASKDPIGPVP, encoded by the coding sequence ATGAGCCCCGTGGGCAAGCAGAGCCCCTCGTCTCTGCCCGTCCCCTCGGGAGGGTCCTGCCTcatcctcttcttctgcctgcgcCTGGGCGCGTCCTGCCCGCAGAGCTGCCAGTGCCCTGAGCACGCCGGGGCCGTGGCCGTCCACTGCAGCGCGAGGGGCCTGCAGGAGATCCCCAAGGACATCCCCGCCAACGCTGTGCTCCTGAAGCTGGATGCCAACCAGCTCAGCCACATCCCTAACGGGGCCTTCCAGCACCTGCACCAGCTGAGGGAGCTGGACTTGTCCCAGAACCTCATCGAGACCATCGGCCCCGCCGCCTTCTCGGGCCTGGCCGGGGGCCTGCGGCTGCTGGACCTGTCCCGTAACCGCATCCGCAGGATCCCCAAGGACGCCCTGGGCAAGCTGAGCGCCAAGGTCCGCCTTTCCCACAACCCCCTGCACTGCGAGTGTGCGCTGCAGGAGGCCCTGTGGGAGCTCAAGCTGGACCCTGAGTCCGTGGACGAGATCGCCTGCCACACGGCCGCGCAGGAGGAGTTCGTGGGGAAGCCGCTGATCCAGGCTCTGGACTCCGGGGTCAGCTTCTGCAGCACCCACCGCAAGACCACGGACGTGGCCATGCTGGTCACCATGTTCGGCTGGTTCGCCATGGTGATCACCTACGTCGTGTACTACGTGCGCCAGAACCAGGAGGATGCCAGGCGGCACCTGGAGTACCTGAAGTCCCTGCCCAGCGCCCCCGCATCCAAGGACCCTATCGGCCCCGTGCCCTAG